The following DNA comes from Flavobacterium sp. N3904.
AAGGAAAGTCATATTTCATATACCACAATGGCGCAACTCAACCCAATGGTGGAAGTTTTAGAAGATCGGTTTGTGTAGATCGTTTGTACTACAACAAAGACGGAACGATGAAACGCGTGATTATGACAACGGAGGGGATAACAGATTAAAGAGAAAGCAGATTGGAGAAGGCAGATTGCAGTCGCAAAATGTTACATCTAACAAATACATTATCCTTATATTTTCTTAAATAACTGATATGTTTAAAAACCGAATTATGAAACTACATAAACTATTTTCCATCTTACTTGTTTTAATTGGCACCTCATCATTTGCTCAAGACATTACCGTTCATGATCCAGTAATGATCAAGCAAAAAGATACCTACTATTTATATTGCACCGGAAAAGGTATCAGCGCTTTCAGTTCGAAAGATTTAAAAAACTGGAATCCAGAACCCCAAATATTCAAAGAAAAACCTCTTTGGGTGGATGCAGTCGTTCCCAATTTCGACAATCACATTTGGGCACCGGACATTTCTTTTCACAACAACACTTATTATTTGTATTATTCGGTTTCCGCTTTCGCAAAAAACACTTCGGCGATTGGAGTGACGACCAACACCACTTTGGATCCAAAAGACCCAGCCTACAAATGGGTCGATCAGGGAATTGTCATTCAATCCATTCCCAACCGTGATCTTTGGAACGCCATCGATCCCAATTTGACTTTCGACGAAAACAATACGCCTTGGCTGGCTTTCGGTTCTTTTTGGGAAGGTTTGAAAATGGTGAAACTGAATCCAGATTTAAAATCAATCGCACAACCGCAAGAATGGCGAACTATTGCCAAACGCAAAAGAACATTTGAACTAGCTGATTCCGATCCCGGCGATGGTGCGCTCGAAGCTCCTTTTGTATTTAAGAAAAACGATTATTATTACTTGTTCCTTTCGTGGGATTTGTGTTGTCGAGGCGAAAAAAGCACGTATAAAGTTGTGGTAGGAAGATCCAAAACCATAACAGGACCTTACGTTGACAAAGACGGAAAATTACTAACCGAAGGTGGAGGAACTTTGTTAATTCAGGGAGATAAAAATTGGTACGGAGCTGGACACAACAGCACCTATACTTTTGATGGTAAAGATTATATCATATACCACGCTTATGACGCCAAACAAAATGGAAGACCGTTATTACAAATAAAACAATTGCAATGGGATGCTGATTTATGGCCAACGCTGTAAAAAAATTTAATTTATTTTAAAAATGTATATTACACACTTATTTTATTTATCTTGCAACTCGTTAATAAAAAACGTTGATGAAAATATTTAATTTAAAAAGCCACACATTAATTCTGATAGCTTCATTTTCGCTTTCAAGCACAATGAATGCTCAGAATAGTGCAAATAAAACCGCTGGATATCCAATTTCTGCAGTTAACATTCAAAATGTAAAACTAACGGATAACTTTTGGTTACCTATTATCAAAAGAGTTCAGGAAAAAACCATCGAATATGCCATTCATAAATGTGAGGAAGAAGGTCGTTTGGATAATTTCCTGATTGCAGGCGGAAAGATGAAAGGCGAAGTGAAAGGGCAAATGCCTTTTGACGACACCGATATATACAAAATTATAGAAGGCGCTTCGAATACCCTGATAAGTGAGCCCAACCCAAAACTAGAAAAATTATTGGATTCCCTTATAGGCATTATCAAAGTGGGTCAGGAAAAAGACGGTTATTTGACCACTTGGCGAACCATCAATCCAGCCAAACCACCAGCACCGTGGGTTCCCGTTATAGAGGGAAAACGTTGGGAATCCTTGCAAATAAGCCATGAATTGTACAACTCAGGCCATATGATAGAAGCGGCAGTAGTGCATTATGAAGCAACAGGAAAAAGAAACTTTTTGGATATTGCCATCAAAAACGCCAATCTATTAGTTCTAACTTTTGGAGATAATCCGGAGCAAGTTCATGGTGTTCCTGGCCATCAAATTGTCGAAACGGGTTTGGTGAATCTCTATCGAATAACCAATAATAAAGCCTATTTGCAATTGGCCAAATATTTTCTAGACAACCGCGGAAATCCAAAAAACCATAAACTATACGGTGCTTATGCACAAGATGACATTCCGGTTATCCAACAAAAAGAAGCAGTGGGTCATGCCGTAAGAGCCGTTTATATGTATTCTGGAATGACAGATATTGCCGCAATATACAACGACAAAAATTATCTCGATGCCGTAAACGCTCTATGGACCAATATGGTCAACAAAAAAATGTACATCACTGGTGGCATTGGTGCTGTACATGATGGTGAAGCCTTTGGAGCAAACTATGAATTACCCAACCTAACGGCTTACAACGAAACTTGTGCCGCCATTGGCGATGTCTATTGGAACCACAGACTGCACAATATGACTGGAAATTCTGGTTATTTTGATGTAATTGAACGCTCTTTATACAACGGATTAATATCTGGAATTTCATTAGACGGAAAACAATTTTTTTATCCAAATGCACTAGAATCCGATGGTATTTACAAAAACAACAGAGGTTCTTGCACCCGCCAATCGTGGTTTGACTGTTCCTGTTGCCCAACAAACTTGATTCGTTTTATCCCTTCAATTCCGGGATTGATTTATTCTACAAGCAAAAATGTTCTTTATGTGAATTTATATGCTTCGAATACTGCAAAAATTTCTTTGGACAAAACAGAATTGGAAGTTTCTCAACAAACCAATTATCCTTGGGATGGCAAAGTTGTTTTGACAGTTTCTCCAAAAAAAGAAAGCGAATTCACTATCAAGTTAAGGATTCCAGGCTGGGCCAAAAATCAAGTCTTGCCCGGAGATTTATACAGTTATGCAACTCCCGCTTCCGCAAAAGTTACGCTGACGATAAACGGAAAACCTTTCGATTACAAAGAAGATAACGGATACATCACCATCAGCCGAAACTGGAAAAAAGGTGACATCATAAACCTGAATTTTCCAATGGAAGTAAAAGAAGTGGTAACCAATACAAAAGTGGAAGGCAACATCGGGAAAGTAGCTTTGGAATATGGACCGATTGTGTATGCTATCGAAGAAATTGACAATCCAGCCAACTTTGATAAAATCACCATCAATGCCAATGACACTTTCAAAGTAACTAAAGAAGATAATCTTTTAGAAGGAGTAAATACCATCCAAACGTCACAACTAAAAGCCATTCCTTATTACTCCTGGTCGAACAGAGGCGTTGGAAAAATGAAAGTTTGGATAGAATTGAAAAAATAAAAGAGATGATAGACTGAGAGATAATAGAATATAGACACTGTAATAGCACAATTATTAAAGTTTAAAACTCAATGCAACAACTTGAAACTTTTAAACTTTAAACTTTAAACAAAAAAATATGAAATCAAATTTAATCACCAAAATAACCCTTTGCGGTCTATTATTAAACGGCATTTACGCCAATGCACAAAAGACGACTCTGGAAGTAAACACCAGTAAAACCATTACCAAAATTCAGCCAACAATGTATGGAATCTTTTTTGAAGATATCAACTTTGCTGCCGATGGGGGTTTGTACGCCGAAATGGTAAAAAACCGCTCATTTGAATTTGATGACCCTTTAATGGGGTGGAATCAGCCAAAAAGCGACAAACATAATTTTAATACCGAATCTGGAATTGCTGTTCCTGTTCAATTTTCAAAAAAAGGGAACAATCATAATTATTGCCGAATTACGGTAAAAGATGCTAAAGGCTATGAAATCATCAATGAAGGTTTCAGAGGAATGGGAATTAAAAGCGGAGCAAAATACAATTTGACTCTAAAAGCATCCAAAGAAGCAGGAAATATTTCCAAAATAATTATTCAATTCATTGGAAAAGATAATAAAGTTTTAAGCGAAACGAGCATTGTTCCTACTGCTTCAGATTGGAAAGAATATACCGCTCAGCTTACTCCAACAGCTACAGAAGCAAAAGCAAAATTGCGTTTTACTTTTGAAGGAACAGGAACTATTGATTTGGATATGATTTCATTATTCCCGAAAGACACTTGGAACAATAGAAAAAATGGTCTTCGCAAAGATTTAGTACAATTACTATATGATATGAAACCTGGCTTTTTACGTTTTCCAGGTGGCTGTATTGTTGAGGGAAGAACTTTGGCACAACGTTACCAATGGAAAAAAACAGTTGGAGAAGTTGATAATAGAGAAAGCTTAGTTAACCGCTGGAATACAGAGTTTGCACACAAACCAACACCCGATTATTTTCAGTCTTTTGGTTTAGGATTTTTTGAATATTTTCAATTATCAGAAGATATCGGAGCTAGTCCATTACCAATTTTAAGTTGTGGAATGGCTTGTCAGTTCAATACAGGCGAAATGGTTCCTATGGATCAATTGGATCCTTATGTGCAGGATGCGATTGACTTAATTGAATTTGCCAACGGAAGCGTAGATACTCCGTGGGGAAAAGTTCGTTCGGATATGGGTCACCCAAAACCGTTCAATTTGAAATTTATTGGAGTAGGAAACGAACAATGGGGAACAGATTATATCGAGCGTTATAAAGTGTTTGAAAAAGCAATCAAAGCAAAACATCCAGAAATTACAATTGTTTCAGGAAGCGGACCATTTCCAGAAGGAGATTATTTTGAGTATGCACAATCGGAACTTAAAAAATTGAATGCCGAAATCATAGATGAACATTATTATAAAGAACCAAAATGGTTTAGAGAAAACGCAACTCGTTACGACAATTATGACCGTAAAGGGCCAAAAATTTTCGCAGGTGAATATGCCGCACAATCGGTAGCCATTGCAAGTCCAGATAACAAAAACAGTTGGGAATGTGCTTTTTCTGAAGCCGCTTTTATGACCGGAATGGAACGCAACGCTGAAGTAGTTCATCTTACTTCGTATGCTCCTTTATTTGCTCACGAAGAAGGTTGGCAATGGACACCGGATATGATTTGGTTTAATAATTTAGAGTCCTTTGGAACACCAAATTATTATGTGCAAAAATTATTCGCTAACAATAAAGGAACTGATTTATTATCCATCACCAAAGATGGAAAAGCAGTTACTGGTCAAAACGATTTGTTTGCATCGGCAGTGAAAGATGTAAATACTAAAGAAGTAATTGTAAAACTGGTTAATACTTCAGCAAAAGCGCAGGACATTACAGTTGATTTAAAAGGAAGCAAACTCCAATCAAAAGGAACCGTTATTACGCTTACAAGCCCAAATACTAATGACGAAAACTCATTTGCTTCGCCTAAGAAAATCAGCCCGAAAGAAAACGAATATATCTTGAAAAGTGAGAAAGCCCAATTGAGTGTTCCAGCCTATTCTGTAACTGTTTTGAAGTTGAAAATGAAATAGTTTCAACATAAAATAAATTAAGTGTTTTTTATACACTTATTAAATAATTATATATATATTTGTACTTATATAAAAAGATTTGTGATGAAAAATTATGTGATAGGATTAGATTATGGCTCAGATTCTGTTCGTGCAGTATTGATAGACACTGAAAATGGACAGGAATTAGCGTCAAGCGTTTGTGATTACAAGCGATGGGCAACTAAAGAATATTGTAATGCCTCAATAAACCAGTTTCGTCAACATCCTTTGGATCACATCGAAGGATTGGAAACTACCATAAAATATGTAGTTGAAAATAGTAAAGTAGATCCTTCGCTTATACGAAGCATTTGTATCGACACTACAGGATCTTCACCAGTTCCGGTTGCCGAAGATGGAACTCCATTGGCACTGACCAAAGGTTTCGAAAACAATCCAAATGCCATGATGGTCTTATGGAAAGATCACACCGCCATAAACGAAGCAAACGAAATCAATGAATTGGCAGCCAACTGGGGCGGAGAAAATTTTACTAAATATGAAGGGGGAATCTATTCATCGGAATGGTTTTGGGCCAAAATCCTTCACGTTGCCAGACAGGACGAAGCCGTAAAAAAAGCTGCTCATACTTGGATGGAACACTGCGACTTAATGACGTATTTGTTGATTGACAATAAAGATTTGAAATCATTCAAAAGAAGTCGTTGCGCCGCGGGACATAAAGCGATGTGGCACGAAGACTGGAATGGTTTACCACCAGAAGAATTTTTAGGACAATTAGATCCATATCTAGCTACACTTCGAGGAAAATTATATAATGAAACTTATACATCTGATTTAGTTGCAGGTAATTTAAGTCAAGAATGGGCAACTCGATTGGGACTTTCAACCAATACAGTTATTGCAGTAGGAACTTTTGATGCACATTCAGGTGCGGTGGGAGCCAAAATTGACGAGCATACTTTGGTACGCGTAATGGGAACCTCAACTTGTGATATTATTGTGGATACCAAAGAATCTATCGGAACAAAAACGGTTCGCGGAATCTGCGGACAAGTTGACGGATCGGTAATTCCAGGATTCATTGGTCTGGAAGCGGGACAATCTGCTTTTGGAGATTTATTGGCTTGGTACAAAGAATTATTGTTATGGCCAACAGATAATTTATTAGCCTCTTCTACTCTATTGAATGAAGAACAAAAAGCACATTTGAAAGCGGAAATCAGCGACAATCTAATCAAACAATTAACTGCTGAAGCTGAAAAAATTCCGTTATCAGAAAGTATACCAGTTGCCTTAGACTGGATTAACGGGCGACGAACTCCAGACGCCAATCAAGAACTAAAAAGCGCCATCGCAAACTTATCTTTAGGAACAAAAGCACCGCATGTATTCAAATCATTGGTAAATGCGATTTGTTTTGGATCTAAAAAAATTGTAGATCGTTTTGAAGAAGAAGGTGTTCGAATTGATACCGTGATTGGTATTGGTGGTGTGGCTCGTAAATCACCATTTATCATGCAAACTTTGGCCAATGTATTGAACAAACCAATCAAAGTAGCTTTATCAGATCAGGCCCCTGCATTGGGAGCTGCTATTTATGCAGCAGTCGCAGCCGGGATTTATCCAAACGTAATTGAAGCGGCTCAAAAAATGGGAAGTCCCTTTGAAAGCGAATATAATCCACAGCTTGACAAAGTAGCCGCCTATAACAAGTTGCTTTTGGCATATGATCAATTAAGTGCTTATGCAGATCCATCCATCAAAAAACAACAACATGAGCTCTATATATAAAGATTTAAAGCAAGAATGCTACGAAGCGAATATGCAGTTGAATGCATTGAATTTGGTAGTCTACACTTTTGGAAATGTGAGTGCCGTTGACCGAAAAAATGGTGTTTTTGCCATTAAACCAAGCGGTATTCCTTACGAAGACCTAAAACCGGAAGATATTGTTATTGTTGATTTTGACAATAACATCATTGAAGGAAGTATGCGCCCTTCTTCGGACACCAAAACACACGCATATCTATACAAAAACTGGCCAAACATTGGTGGTGTCGCACATACTCATGCGACCTATTCAGTAGCTTGGGCACAATCACAAAGAGACATTCCGATTTTTGGAACCACCCATGCCGATCACCTAACCTCCGATATCCCCTGCGCTGCCCCAATGAATGACAGCTTAATCGAAGGAAATTACGAGCATAATACGGGTATCCAAATTTTGGATTGTTTTAAAGAAAAAAACCTTTCCTACGAAGAAGTCGAAATGATTCTGATAGGAAACCACGGGCCTTTTGCTTGGGGAAAAAATGCTGCTAAAGCAGTTTACAACAGTAAAGTACTGGAAGTTGTAGCAGAGATGGCGTACCTGACTTTGCAAATAAATCCTAATGCACCTAGATTGAAGGATTCTTTGATCAAAAAACATTACGAACGCAAGCACGGAAAAGATTCGTATTACGGACAGTAATTTTAGTTTAAGGTTTCTTTGGTTTAAAGTTGTTTAAACTAAAACGAACCTTTAAACAATTTTAAACTTTAAACAATTTTAAAAAAATAGTATAATGATAGATATATCTCAAAAAGAAATTTGGTTTGTAGTAGGAAGCCAAGAATTATACGGTGAAGAAACATTAAGAAAAGTAGCCGAGCATTCTCAAATAATAGCAGAAGGATTGGATGCATCCTCAAAATTACCAGTGAAATTGGTATACAAAGATGTAGTAAAATCGCCTGCTCAAATCATGAATGTATGTTTGGAAGCGAATTCCAACAAAAACTGTATTGGTATCGTAGCTTGGATGCACACTTTTTCACCAGCCAAAATGTGGATTCGTGGTTTAAGCATTTTGAATAAACCATTATGTCACTTACATACACAATTCAACGCCGAAATTCCTTGGGCTTCAATCGACATGGACTTCATGAACTTGAACCAATCGGCTCATGGCGACAGAGAATTTGGTTTTATCATGTCCAGAATGCGCAAAAAACGCAAAGTGATTGTAGGACACTGGGAAGACGAACGCGTTCAAACCAAAATAGGAAACTGGACAAGAGTGGCGCTAGGCTGGAATGAACTTCAAAACCTAAAAGTAGCCCGTATTGGTGACAATATGCGTGAAGTTGCTGTTACCGAAGGAGATAAAGTAGAAGCTCAAATTCGTTTTGGAGTTTCTGTCAATGGATATGATTCTTCGGATGTGACCAAACATATCGAGAAAGTAACCGACAAACAATTGAACGATTTATTGGCTGTTTATGAAGCTTCTTATAATTTGACTCCATCATTGAAAGAAGGCGGAGCGCAAAGACAATCATTGGCAGATGCTGCAAAAATTGAATTGGGACTGAGAGCTTTCTTGGAAGAAGGGGCTTTTGGAGCATTTACCGATACTTTTGAAAATTTAGGCGCCTGGAAACAACTACCTGGAATAGCAACCCAACGTTTGATGGCCGATGGTTATGGTTTTGGTGGAGAAGGAGATTGGAAAACAGCTGCAATGGTTAGAGCCTTGAAAGTAATGAATGTGGGACTTGAAGGAGGAACTTCGTTCATGGAAGATTATACATATCACTTTACTCCTCAAAAATCATACGTTTTGGGATCGCACATGCTGGAAATTTGTCCATCTATCGCTGATGGAAAACCAAATTGCGAAGTACATCCATTAGGAATTGGTGGAAAAGAAGATCCAGCTCGTTTGGTGTTTAATTCACCTGCCGGTGATGCAATCAACGTATCTTTGGTAGATATGGGAACCCGTTTCAGATTAATTGTAAACGAAGTAACAGCAGTAAAACCAATGGCTGAATTGCCTAAACTTCCGGTAGCGCGTGTATTGTGGGATTGCAAACCAAACCTTGATATTGCAGCTACGGCTTGGATTCTTGCCGGTGGTGCACATCATACCGTTTACAGCCAAGCAGTAACTACTGAATTTATGGAAGATTTTGCAGATATTGCAGGTATTGAATTGTTGGTAATCGATGCAGATACGACCATCCGTAATTTCAAAGATACAATCAATGCAAATGAAGCGTATTTTCATTTGTTTCAACATGGTTTGTAATAACTAAAAAATATGTAGGTTAGCACTGCTCGCGTGAGTGATGGCAGTGGAGCTCTTTTTTATTAATTGCACCGCCTTTAAAGGTGGTGCAATTAATAAAAAAAGCGGGAACGTACAGCACGACCCGACCTTTTTCGGGAGGGACACGCCCAAAAGAATAATAGCATTGTTTATAGAATTAAAAAACCAAACCTATGAATCTAGTAAAACGTTGTATTTATGGAATTTCCATTTTAAGTTTAGCAAGTATGAATGTACAGTGTAAAGGAGAGAAAAAAGCAGATGCGGGAGAAACTGCTCTGGAAGCTAAAGCTACCGATTCGGTATCTATAGCAAAAACGGTTTATGGTAAAACAGACAAAGGGGTGCAAATAGACCGCTACACACTTAAAAACCATAAAGGAATGAAAGTAAACATCATTACTTATGGTGGTATTATTTCTTCCCTGAAAGTGCCCAACAAAGCGGGTAAATCCGAAGAGGTGGTGATTGGTTTTAATTCATTGGATCAATACATGAAGCCCAATCCGTATTTTGGAGCCCTTATCGGAAGGTATGGCAACCGAATTGCAAAAGGTGAATTTTCATTGGACGGAAAAGAATATTCATTGGCGATCAACAACGCACCAAACGCTTTGCATGGAGGACCGGAAGGTTTTCACAGAGTCGTTTGGACTGCAGAGGAAGCCAAAGGCGGAGACACTGCTTCACTCAAATTGAAGTATGTAGCCAAAGACATGGAAGAAGGCTATCCTGGAAACTTGACAGTTTATGTAACCTACACTTTGAACCAAGACAACGCATTGGATGTTTTGTATGAAGCGACTACCGACAAGAAAACGGTAGTGAACTTGACTCAACATTCGTATTTCAATCTGTCATCTGATTTCTCTAAAAATATTTTGGATCACGAAATCACGATTGATGCTGACAAATTGGTTCCTGTAGCTGCCACTTTGATTCCAACTGGGCAATTGACGGATGTAACCAATACGCCTTTTGATTTTAGAAAATCAAAAGCTATTGGAAAAGACATTGAGGCCAAAGACGAACAGTTGAAAAATGGATTGGGGTATGACCACTGTTGGGTATTGAACAATCAAGGTAAGGGAGAACGTTTTGCGGCCTCGGCCTATGATGCAACTAGTGGAAGACTATTGGAAGTATACACTGACCAACCTGGAATCCAATTCTATTCTGGTAACTTCCTTGACGGGACTTTACCGATGAGAAATGGCGGAACTTATGCGCATAGAACTGGTTTTTGCTTGGAAACACAACATTATCCAGATTCACCAAATCAAAAAGATTTCCCTACGACTGTTTTGAGTCCAGGAGAAAATTATAAAACGAAAACGACTTTTAAATTTTCAGTTAAGTAAAAGCTAAATAGTTTTAGATTTCTGATCCTATTTTATACTTTTACAAAACATAAGCCTTTTCAATGCTGGGTTTGTGTAACAATTTGTAGCAAAGAATAATACCACTATAATTGTCTTAGTGAAGTAAATGTTTGATTATGTTGTCACGATTACTAAAACAATTTAGAATACTAGTTATCATATAATTTGGTTATTTGTTGAATATCTAGTTTAGAAACTAACCACTGTTAGTTTTGTAAATTCCTCGGGAGATTATACTTCCGAGGTTTTTTTGTTTATAAAGTAAGATTTATACAGTTTCATTCTTATATTTGTTTTCTAAAGCTTGCTTTTAGTAGCACACATAATTTGGAGAATAACAATTTATTTTTATTAATTATTACTGTCCAAATCTTATTATACTGCGGAGCATTAATATAACCATTGTTGAAAATAAATAAGAATGATAATAACTCAAAAAAATGAATTTAAAAAAGCAGTTTTACTTCTTATTTTTCTCTCTTTTCAATATATAAATGCCCAAATAACGCTAACCAATAATATTGGAACAACACTTGTTAAGACTGATATGCTTCCTTGTGAAGGAAATGAAAGTTGGTCCAGAGTTTTTAATCTCTCCGATTATGGTATAAAACCAAATGAACAATTTATTATTAAATCGGCACAAATTGGAATTAGTAAATCAGATACTGGTTCAAACTTATATATTCGGGTCTATAGTATAGACGACTCAAAATTTCCTAACTATGATTATTCTCTTTATCCAGAAACTGTTCTTGGATCCCGTGGGATGGCTCAAACACCACTTGTTACTGGTACACCCCAAATTTTAAAAGTTGATTTTGATGAACCCATAATTGTTCCTGCTGGTGTAAGAAGAATTTTGGTATCAATAGAAAAACAAGAAGATTTCTATAATCCAGATTCTGCAGAATTGCTTGTTGCAGGAACAGCCCAGGATAAAGGTGAATCCTGGTATGTTGGTTGTGAGACCCACTATGATATAATTTCTACAAAAGATTTACCAATCCCCGTTCCAAATGCAAATTTTTATATAAATGTAACTGGCGAGGTTTTTGATTCGAAAAGTTCAGGTTCAATAACGAGATTGACACATAATACATGTGATGATGTAATAAAGACGGGGATATATTCCTGTACTTCTAGTTATATTTATTGGGCAAGAGCCTTTAATTTAAAAGATTTTGGAATATCAAATAAAGAAGAATTCCTAATTAATTCTGGCCAGGTTGGAATTAGTAATACTGGTTCTTCACACTCAGAAGTTAGTTTTAATATCTATAAAATAGACAGCAATTTTCCTGCTTCTTTTTCCGAAACAGACTTAATTGGAAGTAGCCAAATCCAAAGCCTGCCAAACAGTATAAGTCAACCTCAAGTTATACAAGTAGATTTTAAAACACCAATAGTAATTCCTGCTGGAGTTGAAAAAATTCTGGTGGAAGTTTTAAAAGGAGTTGGCTGGGGAGATGGTGTAGCTTTTATATCTGGTTCAGCTCAGGATAATGATGTGTCATGGCAGAGAGGCTGTACTTCCTTGTCTGGAGCTGGGGATAAATATGTTTCTACTGCAGATTTTGGATATCCAAATGCAAATTTCTACATCAACGTAACCGGAAATGTAAAAAATGTTTCGAATCATTTCGAAATGAATTTTTCAAATATCTGTTCTGAATTTTTAAAAGAATTTAGTGTCGATGATCAGTCAAAAGTTGGTTCAATTGCATGGGATTTTGGGGACCCTGCTTCGGGAATAAATAATACATCTACAGATTTATCTCCTTTTCACGATTTTTCAGTAGATGGAAAATATACTGTTACAGCCATAGTTACAGGTAAAGATGGAAGTGTTGAAACGTTGACCGAAAAAATCGATGCAAAAGAACCCCCAAAAGCATACGGGATTAATAATATTTATGCATGCGAAAGTGTATCTGGCACAGGTATTTCAACATCTTTTGATGTTTCAACGATTACGCAACAGGTTATAGGAGGTCAAACCGATAAAGACGTTATTTTTATAGATGGAAAGGGAAACAAATATACTTCATTACCAAATCCTTTTACCAACACTATTAAAGATAGAGAAACAATAACGGTAAGAGTAAGTCATAAAGATAACCTTTGTTGCTATTCTGAAACTAGCTTTGATTTAATTGTAAACCCATTACCAAACTTACTGGCTGTTTCTGATTTGATTGTCTGTGATAACGATAAAGATGGTTTTGGACAATTTAATTTAAAGCCAATAGAAACGTTGATTGTAGGAGCTATATCAGATATAAAAGTCGAATTTTATCATCAAAACGGACATAAAATAACGGCTCCATTAAATGCAATTACTAATTTAATTACCAAGGAGGAAATAATAAAAGTAAAAGCCATAAATACAAATACAAATTGTGACAACGAAGCAACTTTTAAATTAATAGTAAATACGCCACCAACCGCAAACCCTTTACAAGAGCTTCTGGGCTGTGATGATAATAATGATGGAATTTCAGAATATTTTGACACTTCGAATATTGAATCTATTGTTTTAGGAAACCAAACAGGAATGAAAGTTTCCTATTTTAATGCCAGTGGAAATGAATTAACAAGCCCCTTGCCTAATCCTTACAGAAATACTACTAAGAATAAAGAAACAATCACTGTTAGAGTGACAAATAGTTTGACTAATTGTTATGCAGAATCACCATTAGTTTTAAAAACAACTTCGCAACCAAAAATTAACAAGCCTACCAATAAGTATGCTTGCGACGAAGGCAATGGTTTTGCGAGTTTCGATATGTCTAATTTAAAAACCGAAATTATAGGGAATCAACCTGGTCTAAAAATAAGCTATTTTGACAGTAATCGAAATGAATTACCAAGTCCCTTACCCCCTTTATTTAAAAATACGCAATCAAAATTACAAACAATAAATGTAAAGGTAGAAAGCGAAATAAATAGTCTTTGTAATTCTGAAACAAGTTTCGACCTAATAATAAATGA
Coding sequences within:
- a CDS encoding ribulokinase, with translation MKNYVIGLDYGSDSVRAVLIDTENGQELASSVCDYKRWATKEYCNASINQFRQHPLDHIEGLETTIKYVVENSKVDPSLIRSICIDTTGSSPVPVAEDGTPLALTKGFENNPNAMMVLWKDHTAINEANEINELAANWGGENFTKYEGGIYSSEWFWAKILHVARQDEAVKKAAHTWMEHCDLMTYLLIDNKDLKSFKRSRCAAGHKAMWHEDWNGLPPEEFLGQLDPYLATLRGKLYNETYTSDLVAGNLSQEWATRLGLSTNTVIAVGTFDAHSGAVGAKIDEHTLVRVMGTSTCDIIVDTKESIGTKTVRGICGQVDGSVIPGFIGLEAGQSAFGDLLAWYKELLLWPTDNLLASSTLLNEEQKAHLKAEISDNLIKQLTAEAEKIPLSESIPVALDWINGRRTPDANQELKSAIANLSLGTKAPHVFKSLVNAICFGSKKIVDRFEEEGVRIDTVIGIGGVARKSPFIMQTLANVLNKPIKVALSDQAPALGAAIYAAVAAGIYPNVIEAAQKMGSPFESEYNPQLDKVAAYNKLLLAYDQLSAYADPSIKKQQHELYI
- a CDS encoding L-ribulose-5-phosphate 4-epimerase, producing MSSIYKDLKQECYEANMQLNALNLVVYTFGNVSAVDRKNGVFAIKPSGIPYEDLKPEDIVIVDFDNNIIEGSMRPSSDTKTHAYLYKNWPNIGGVAHTHATYSVAWAQSQRDIPIFGTTHADHLTSDIPCAAPMNDSLIEGNYEHNTGIQILDCFKEKNLSYEEVEMILIGNHGPFAWGKNAAKAVYNSKVLEVVAEMAYLTLQINPNAPRLKDSLIKKHYERKHGKDSYYGQ
- the araA gene encoding L-arabinose isomerase encodes the protein MIDISQKEIWFVVGSQELYGEETLRKVAEHSQIIAEGLDASSKLPVKLVYKDVVKSPAQIMNVCLEANSNKNCIGIVAWMHTFSPAKMWIRGLSILNKPLCHLHTQFNAEIPWASIDMDFMNLNQSAHGDREFGFIMSRMRKKRKVIVGHWEDERVQTKIGNWTRVALGWNELQNLKVARIGDNMREVAVTEGDKVEAQIRFGVSVNGYDSSDVTKHIEKVTDKQLNDLLAVYEASYNLTPSLKEGGAQRQSLADAAKIELGLRAFLEEGAFGAFTDTFENLGAWKQLPGIATQRLMADGYGFGGEGDWKTAAMVRALKVMNVGLEGGTSFMEDYTYHFTPQKSYVLGSHMLEICPSIADGKPNCEVHPLGIGGKEDPARLVFNSPAGDAINVSLVDMGTRFRLIVNEVTAVKPMAELPKLPVARVLWDCKPNLDIAATAWILAGGAHHTVYSQAVTTEFMEDFADIAGIELLVIDADTTIRNFKDTINANEAYFHLFQHGL
- a CDS encoding aldose epimerase family protein; the protein is MNLVKRCIYGISILSLASMNVQCKGEKKADAGETALEAKATDSVSIAKTVYGKTDKGVQIDRYTLKNHKGMKVNIITYGGIISSLKVPNKAGKSEEVVIGFNSLDQYMKPNPYFGALIGRYGNRIAKGEFSLDGKEYSLAINNAPNALHGGPEGFHRVVWTAEEAKGGDTASLKLKYVAKDMEEGYPGNLTVYVTYTLNQDNALDVLYEATTDKKTVVNLTQHSYFNLSSDFSKNILDHEITIDADKLVPVAATLIPTGQLTDVTNTPFDFRKSKAIGKDIEAKDEQLKNGLGYDHCWVLNNQGKGERFAASAYDATSGRLLEVYTDQPGIQFYSGNFLDGTLPMRNGGTYAHRTGFCLETQHYPDSPNQKDFPTTVLSPGENYKTKTTFKFSVK